The genomic region aaaataaaggtTGTGATGGAATGAAATGCTGGTGTTAGGACTGGGATCATGTGTTGATCTCCCAGTTTGAGACCATCATGATATCTGAGTGCCCATTTGATTCAAAATCGATTCTTGATTGAAAACTGCTTTTTAAGTAAATGAATAGAAAAGGAAGCACAATCTTCAGTCTCGTGCTCCACAGTACTGAAAAACAATATGATACATAACTGTCCACTAAGATAAATAGTCTGCAGCCTTTCTATTTTCTAAAGTGAATTAATTAGTGAATGAACTGATTTAAAAGCGTCTCACAGTCTGCTGCCTGTATGAGACTAACACACTGATGGGAGGGGAAGTGCTTGGCTCTGTTCATATTAAAGTCATGTATCCAAtagtggagagcagcctctctgctgcatcTCCAAGAAAGACAGTTcacagtacatatatatatatagaatgcTTTCTGATAGATGAGCTGCAAGATAActctagtgtgtgtgagtgctgtAGACTGTCTGGGTGCTGCTCTGTCTTCCTCACAGCTGAGTTTTGCCTTTTTTGTCCCGTTAACAGCACCTGTCTGAGTTTTTAACAAAGGCAGCAGCCAATAATACTTTGAGTTAAACAGGCATGAAACACTCTGTCTGATCTGGAATTTTATTTACAACCTGCTGGCATCGTGCTCCAAAATGTTAGAAGTGGTAGAAATGATTGCCTCTAGAATAACTATGGAGCATGTTGTTAGTGTTGTACCTGTTTCTGAACTCTGGTAGATCTGAGACAGCAGGCCATTGGCTGAGGCCAGGAGACAGTGAATCTGACTGGTCCAGCCCTCAGCTCTGCCGGCACCCACCCCTCTGTCCAACAGCCCCCCTAAACAGGGGAGGCGGCCATAACACTGACAGGCCATCTGAatgaatgagaggaggagaatcGTGTATAACTCTGGTCTACTCATAGATAATCAGAGATCATGTAAGGTAACAGATCACTATCACAAACctcttgtgttttcttgttaGTACTGTCCATTTTGGAGAGGAAATAAGCTCCTAGTTTGTCCTGAAAGACAACAAATCACCGCACAGGTTTTCACATTTCCCTCAAATGATTAAACATCCATGTTATAAAAGCAAAGTCAAAGTTTCTACATCGAGAAATAATCCTTTCATTTActtttcctccactgtgtgtcTTACCCTGAGGGATCCACAGGCTCTGGGGTAGTAGCTCATACAGGCCGTCATCCCCTCCATAGCTgcctgctcacactgacacaagaggaacacacacaatgtaacTGATAGAGGCTTTCAGCAGGTTACTATGACAACTGCAGAACTCATCTCTTCAGGACTTTTTCCAATTACGAAtgaatgtctttattgtcatcaCATTAAAGAAAACGGTTCCATCACTCtgctcaaacaaacacacacacacacacacacacacacacacacacacacacacacacacacacacactaaatagaGTAAGTGTTAAATGGCTTGAAATACAAATATCTTTTCACACTGTGTTGTCATGCCATCTTGAATCGTGCTCTTCATTAGTTCCCTCACCTCTGTCTTGAGGCCCAGCAGTGATGTAAGGATACCCAGGATGGAGTTGAGGCCGACTTCTCTGGCCAGTTCGGCTATCTGAGACGAGTACTGCAGCAAATCCTTCAGAATGTTCACAGCTAGCTGGATGGTTTGAACTGGAGCCTGAGACTGGAGGAAGAACTGTGTTAGAAAGGCTGTACATATTTAGCTGTGATAGAGTAAAGAAGTGAGCATGTGTTcacttgcatgtgtgtgcatgtgtgtggatgttACCTGGATGACCTGCTGCAGGGAGCGCAGCCAGGAAAGGCAGTGCTGCTGGAATAGATCACTGGAGCTGTCTTTAACCAGCAGGGAGAGCAGGCAGAGCCCCTCAAATCTGctcacgcgcacgcacacacacgcgcgcacacacacacacacacacaacattagtTAGTTTCTCTCTACTATGTGTGTTCTTAAACAAAAATCAATGCACTTTTTCATTTGTCCGATGTgtgctgatatattttattaagtatacagttatatatatatatatatatatatatatatatacacagttaTAAGTTATACAGGCAGCTTTTTGATCCTTTttattaattcaagtttaataaatGCAtctaatgttttttctttcatttgttggtccaaatcatcattttttttactccctaatatcagtatcggcCATAAACATCCAGCATCAGTCAGGCTCTACTACATTAAGAGCCTGACTGAGTGAGTGCAGACACATCACTATTTGTTTAGCACCACATAATCTGAAAAGGCACTGAGTTACCAGGCCAGTTATATTGTTTAGCATGAACATATgctatttaaacatatttattaattatttttggtggaaaaacacaaacacagacaatttATTATTCCAATCAGATGATTTGTATATGTAAAACAAGCCTGGCAGACAATGATGTTAAGTGGCTGGATAAGCTTGTGAGGAAGGCAAGCTGGACACTCATAGCTTAGAGACACTGAAGGAAGCAGTAGAGAGGGCTACAGGTGCTATGATACAGGCTGTAATGAACATCATTTTTACAGCACAGCAGACTCATCACCTGCCCTGTTTATACCTGCAGCTCTTACACTTTACAATGATAACATTACAACATAGTGACAGCTGGGCACTGCAATAAGATGAACACATTATtgtattacatattttacttttttttttttttttttactgtatatattatgGGTAATCTATTTATgcatatgtgtttatttatgtatttgtatgaGCTACTGTATACATGAATTTCCTCAATGGAGATGAATAAgtctatctatgtatacatGAGGCGACTCAATAAAGATGAGGATAacaatgacacaaacacacagcatagacacaAACAGCTTAAATCAGGCTGAGATGACAGAAACATTGTGATATTATAACGTGAAACATTTTCTCACTTGGTCTTGCTCGAGCCCAGTTTGGCATTGCTGAAACCCACGAGACCTCCAACGGCGCTCGCGCTCTGCAGAGagataaacacaggtgtgagcTGATAgtgaacaataacaataacagtaCTAATAACACCTGACCTGACCTGACACCCCCCGACCCCCCCAAATGTCTCCAGACACAGCTCAGTGGTCTACAAAGCGCCCCAGCCTGCAGCACAGCACAGCGACAGCAGGCTAACACATGACTAGCTTCAGAGCTAACTGTCCTCCATGTGCCAGGCCCTACCTGTGTGGGGAACACGCCATGTTCTCTGTAGTTGGCCAGCAGTGAGGGTAAATACTCCGGACGCTGCTCTTTCAGAACCGACACCAAACACTCGGTTAGTCGCATCGCAGATGGGCCATGCAGCCAAGCCGATGTAGCCATGTTGCCTCTCCGCCAAGCGAACGTCACTACTGTGCGACAGGGTGACGTCGATTTAGTGAGCTCTTTGTTGTTGTGCGCTGATACAGCTTCAGTGTGGAGGAGGTGAAAGTCCAAACTGAGTTGTGTTTGAGCTGAGCTGAGCGCTGTGAGACCACACTGTGCTGCAGGACGGAGGACCAGGTTGTTGGACAGTCGAGGACTGAAGCTGTTTCCTGCCTGCTGTGATGGCTAATGAGCGGCTGCGAGCTCTGGAGGATGTGGAGAAGGAGATAGCGACGACCCTGCAGTGTGctggtgaggacagacagagtaTACCCATACATACCTATAGTTTAGTATTTTTACACAATGTTGACTTATTGTTGACTTACATTGTTATAGTTCATCGCTAGTTGTCAATGAGGACCAGACAGAGCCGGGCCCAAACAATCCTGGGCCCCTCAGCTCATACTGTGCTTTATGATAGGAAATACATCTGATGCTTTATGATAGGAAATACATATTCTACTTCCTTCAGCTGGACGTTCTCTCTATGTGCAGAGTTTATTTTGACATTCATCTTAGATGTAATTTTGAATTTTGATTTTAATGAGGGCTTTTTATGTGGAAAAGCCTTGTTAGGCACACATTATTATTCCAAGTAAAgattgttttaacccttacatactgttcagggacCTGTtttgctgtaaaaacacccctaGTGTCTTTTGCTCTGGTGCTTTTGGGTTATACTGACAGGTGTGTTTAATATCGAGTCTAATCTGCTCTACTGTATTGTActgctttagtttttttttcttgtgagtgTATTTTGATCAGGTGGACAGATGTTGATGGTGAATTTAAAGTCATGCTATTGTCACTATACCTGCTCATTAATCTGATCTATTGCTCTACAGGTACTAtcgttctggagctttctaaaGACAAACACAACGCCAGCCTCCTGGACAGACAGCTGGTCCAGTTCCAGAGCTCCGTCAACAGAGTGGAGAATGAACTGAGCGGCCAGATCCGCTACCTCACACAGGTCAAACTCAGGAGTAATATTAGTATTAGAACAgagatgttgtgttttatagTGCAAATGTGTCAGAAGCTGATTCaccttattttatttatcattttaggTAGTTATGCACAGATGTACACATGTACATTAATGTGAAAGCTGATCAAAAACACCTTGATAGATTTTACTTAAAACTGTAACTTTAAATTGAAAGGTAGACCCCAATAGTATTATTATAGTGTGCTTTTATCATTTAACTAGGTTTTGAATGTGATACAGTACCAGTCCAACGGTTTGCCTTATTTTAACTAGTTTCTACATTGTAGAACACtgaagtagggctgggcaattcattgaaaaataatctaaacatttagaaactctaatcgacttaatcttgctcatgtcaattaatggtggtgttcactgttgccatgacagcaaaggttgcatatctttaaggaatttaaaacttgtctccagtgatcatttgaacccaaaccatgatctttacatagttctaatcaagtaaactagatattaaccacagcgtcacaccttcaaacatctttattttcactccctaaagatcctcatgtgtgagggcagcagtggaaaatactaaactaaacaaactgtgaaaatacatcattgttcatcaagggtggagatgatggttcattaatcgtaatcgaggataaaagttcaattaatggtgatttagatttttgccataatcacccaGCTCTACACTGAAGGTAACAGAAGTATAAAATAACATCTATGGAATCATAGATGGAAGTGAACAAGAAAAGTGTTAAACTTTAACACTTTAACActtaaacaaaaatatgtttgatattttagatTCCATGACAGTTGAACACACTCCTGGTATTCTTTTGAGTAGCTTGATGAGGTCATCACCTAGGATGCTGAAGGTTTTCCTACATATGTTGAACCCAGCTCACTTGGGTTAATGTCAGGTGATTGTGGAGGCCAGGTCATATTATGCAGCactgcattattattataattctaATTAAATGGTGTAACAGTGGAGGTTGAATGCAGTGTATAATGTAAATCCAGtttgatgaaatatatgaaagtgaCCAGTGCAGTACAACAGTACAAGTCAGCTTTTTAAGTAGAACAACAGCTACTGGAGTTCCTGTTCTGCTGCTGGAGGTGTGTCTTATTCCTGAGGGAAGAAGTTCAGAGTCTGTGATCTGGATTCCAGGCTGATCTTCTCAGCTGAGTGCATGATGCGATGGGGCCTCTGAATGTCCTGTGTGGTTGCTGCACTGTATCAAACCGTGATGAATGATGTGAAGATGGACTCCATGTAGAACCGCAGTTGGTTGAGCTTATTCAGCTGCCTCAGGAGGAACTCATTGATTATGCAGCTTACATTGATGTCCCATTAagtcatactgttcatattctacacccctCACTGTATATTTCAGCTCCATTTTGACTcagtctaagaatcccctcattaaaagtgtctataccaaaatTTGAACCACAGATGCATATATATCATGTCCtgttttacctaagacatgaaaatataatatagcaataatgatggaaatgtatttaatgtaaaggtaaaatgtagaaccattagagccatcagtcttcactgctacatcataaaaagaaatccttattaaaactattaactattcatttactTAC from Scomber japonicus isolate fScoJap1 chromosome 22, fScoJap1.pri, whole genome shotgun sequence harbors:
- the med11 gene encoding mediator of RNA polymerase II transcription subunit 11, encoding MANERLRALEDVEKEIATTLQCAGTIVLELSKDKHNASLLDRQLVQFQSSVNRVENELSGQIRYLTQVATGQPHEGSTYSARKDCQMALNRAEYAKVKLGELGRTCEVMLEQQQQQQQQQQQQQQQQQQQQT